The Ornithorhynchus anatinus isolate Pmale09 chromosome 1, mOrnAna1.pri.v4, whole genome shotgun sequence genome includes a window with the following:
- the ARRDC3 gene encoding arrestin domain-containing protein 3 isoform X1, which produces MVLGKVKSLTISFDCLNDSNVPVYSSGDTVSGRVNLEVTGEIRVKSLKIHARGHAKVRWTESRNAGSNTAYTQNYTEEVEYFNHKDILIGHERDDDNSEEGLNTIHSGRHEYAFSFELPQTPLATSFEGRHGSVRYWVKAELHRPWLLPVKLKKEFTVFEHIDINTPSLLSPQAGTKEKTLCCWFCTSGPISLSAKIERKGYTPGESIQIFAEIENCSSRMVVPKAAIYQTQAFYAKGKMKEVKQLVANLRGESLSSGKTETWNGKLLKIPPVSPSILDCSIIRVEYSLMVYVDIPGAMDLFLNLPLVIGTIPLHPFGSRTSSVSSQCSMNMNWLGLTLPERPEAPPSYAEVVTEEQRQNNLAPVTACDDFERALQGPLFAYIQEFRFLPPPLYSEIDPNPDQPTEDRPSCPSR; this is translated from the exons ATGGTGCTGGGGAAGGTGAAGAGTTTGACGATAAGCTTCGACTGTCTCAACGACAGCAATGTCCCCGTATATTCTAGTGGGGATACGGTCTCAGGAAGGGTAAATTTAGAAGTGACTGGGGAGATCAGAGTGAAATCTCTTAAAATCCATGCAAGAGGACACGCGAAAGTACGCTGGACTGAATCGAGAAATGCTGGATCCAACACTGCCTACACACAGAATTACACTGAAGAAGTCGAATATTTCAACCACAAAGACATCTTGATTGGGCACGAAAGAG ATGATGACAATTCAGAAGAAGGCCTCAACACTATTCATTCAGGAAGGCACGAATATGCATTCAGCTTTGAGCTTCCACAGAC ACCACTTGCTACCTCATTCGAAGGCAGACACGGCAGTGTGCGCTATTGGGTGAAAGCCGAATTGCACAGGCCTTGGCTCCTACCAGTAAAATTaaagaaggaatttacagtctttgaACATATAGATATCAACACTCCTTCATTACTG TCACCCCAGGCAGGCACAAAAGAAAAGACTCTCTGTTGCTGGTTTTGTACCTCAGGCCCAATATCCTTAAGTGCCAAAATCGAAAGGAAGGGCTATACCCCAG GTGAATCAATTCAGATATTTGCTGAGATTGAGAACTGTTCTTCCCGGATGGTGGTGCCAAAGGCAGCCATTTACCAAACACAGGCCTTCTATGCCAAAGGGAAAATGAAGGAAGTCAAACAACTTGTTGCCAACTTGCGAGGGGAATCCCTGTCATCTGGGAAAACAGAGACGTGGAATGGCAAGTTACTGAAGATTCCGCCTGTTTCCCCCTCAATCCTGGACTGTAGCATAATCCGTGTGGAATATTCACTAATG GTCTATGTGGATATTCCTGGAGCAATGGATTTGTTTCTTAATTTACCACTTGTTATCGGAACTATTCCCCTGCATCCGTTTGGCAGTAGAACATCAAGTGTTAGCAGCCAGTGTAGCATGAATATGAACTGGCTTGGTCTGACCCTGCCCGAAAGACCGGAAG CTCCACCCAGCTATGCAGAAgtggtaaccgaggaacagaggcAGAACAATCTTGCGCCAGTCACTGCTTGTGACGATTTTGAGCGGGCTCTACAAGGACCACTGTTTGCATATATTCAGGAGTTCCGGTTTTTACCTCCACCTCTCTATTCGGAG ATTGATCCCAACCCAGATCAACCAACAGAAGACAGACCGTCCTGCCCCTCTCGTTGA
- the ARRDC3 gene encoding arrestin domain-containing protein 3 isoform X2, whose amino-acid sequence MLLEPPLATSFEGRHGSVRYWVKAELHRPWLLPVKLKKEFTVFEHIDINTPSLLSPQAGTKEKTLCCWFCTSGPISLSAKIERKGYTPGESIQIFAEIENCSSRMVVPKAAIYQTQAFYAKGKMKEVKQLVANLRGESLSSGKTETWNGKLLKIPPVSPSILDCSIIRVEYSLMVYVDIPGAMDLFLNLPLVIGTIPLHPFGSRTSSVSSQCSMNMNWLGLTLPERPEAPPSYAEVVTEEQRQNNLAPVTACDDFERALQGPLFAYIQEFRFLPPPLYSEIDPNPDQPTEDRPSCPSR is encoded by the exons ATGTTGCTTGAGCC ACCACTTGCTACCTCATTCGAAGGCAGACACGGCAGTGTGCGCTATTGGGTGAAAGCCGAATTGCACAGGCCTTGGCTCCTACCAGTAAAATTaaagaaggaatttacagtctttgaACATATAGATATCAACACTCCTTCATTACTG TCACCCCAGGCAGGCACAAAAGAAAAGACTCTCTGTTGCTGGTTTTGTACCTCAGGCCCAATATCCTTAAGTGCCAAAATCGAAAGGAAGGGCTATACCCCAG GTGAATCAATTCAGATATTTGCTGAGATTGAGAACTGTTCTTCCCGGATGGTGGTGCCAAAGGCAGCCATTTACCAAACACAGGCCTTCTATGCCAAAGGGAAAATGAAGGAAGTCAAACAACTTGTTGCCAACTTGCGAGGGGAATCCCTGTCATCTGGGAAAACAGAGACGTGGAATGGCAAGTTACTGAAGATTCCGCCTGTTTCCCCCTCAATCCTGGACTGTAGCATAATCCGTGTGGAATATTCACTAATG GTCTATGTGGATATTCCTGGAGCAATGGATTTGTTTCTTAATTTACCACTTGTTATCGGAACTATTCCCCTGCATCCGTTTGGCAGTAGAACATCAAGTGTTAGCAGCCAGTGTAGCATGAATATGAACTGGCTTGGTCTGACCCTGCCCGAAAGACCGGAAG CTCCACCCAGCTATGCAGAAgtggtaaccgaggaacagaggcAGAACAATCTTGCGCCAGTCACTGCTTGTGACGATTTTGAGCGGGCTCTACAAGGACCACTGTTTGCATATATTCAGGAGTTCCGGTTTTTACCTCCACCTCTCTATTCGGAG ATTGATCCCAACCCAGATCAACCAACAGAAGACAGACCGTCCTGCCCCTCTCGTTGA
- the ARRDC3 gene encoding arrestin domain-containing protein 3 isoform X3 codes for MVVPKAAIYQTQAFYAKGKMKEVKQLVANLRGESLSSGKTETWNGKLLKIPPVSPSILDCSIIRVEYSLMVYVDIPGAMDLFLNLPLVIGTIPLHPFGSRTSSVSSQCSMNMNWLGLTLPERPEAPPSYAEVVTEEQRQNNLAPVTACDDFERALQGPLFAYIQEFRFLPPPLYSEIDPNPDQPTEDRPSCPSR; via the exons ATGGTGGTGCCAAAGGCAGCCATTTACCAAACACAGGCCTTCTATGCCAAAGGGAAAATGAAGGAAGTCAAACAACTTGTTGCCAACTTGCGAGGGGAATCCCTGTCATCTGGGAAAACAGAGACGTGGAATGGCAAGTTACTGAAGATTCCGCCTGTTTCCCCCTCAATCCTGGACTGTAGCATAATCCGTGTGGAATATTCACTAATG GTCTATGTGGATATTCCTGGAGCAATGGATTTGTTTCTTAATTTACCACTTGTTATCGGAACTATTCCCCTGCATCCGTTTGGCAGTAGAACATCAAGTGTTAGCAGCCAGTGTAGCATGAATATGAACTGGCTTGGTCTGACCCTGCCCGAAAGACCGGAAG CTCCACCCAGCTATGCAGAAgtggtaaccgaggaacagaggcAGAACAATCTTGCGCCAGTCACTGCTTGTGACGATTTTGAGCGGGCTCTACAAGGACCACTGTTTGCATATATTCAGGAGTTCCGGTTTTTACCTCCACCTCTCTATTCGGAG ATTGATCCCAACCCAGATCAACCAACAGAAGACAGACCGTCCTGCCCCTCTCGTTGA